A genomic window from Fusarium verticillioides 7600 chromosome 5, whole genome shotgun sequence includes:
- a CDS encoding benzoate 4-monooxygenase, translated as MAVVDILFTWWSIPIATGVLIATYLYSYFVTYGHLRDIPAPFPAQFTNLWLLYVCRRGERYRVVDGIHKRLGPVVRIQPNHTSIADPDAIATIYGHGNGFLKSDFYDAFVSIRRGLFNTRDRAEHTRKRKLISHVFSAKSISQFEPYIHANLELFVKQLDKLVASGQTTDKNGKRQALIDCLPWFNYLAFDVIGDLAFGVPFGMLANGADVAEVRATPDSAPIYASAIEILNRRGEVSATLGCWPQLKPYAQWLPDPFFSNGLNAVKNLAGIAIARVKARLDNPPSVERKDLLARLMEGRDEKGEPLGREELTAEALTQLIAGSDTTSNSSCALLYHVTRTPGVLEKLQAELDEAIPADVSVPTYDMVRDLTYLNNVISETLRYHSTSGIGLPRQIPDNSPGVTIKGHYFPPGSVLSVPTYTLHHSKEIWGPDADDFKPERWDSLNELQKTAFNPFSHGPRACVGRNVAEMEMKLIAATWARRYTPELKQEVMETREGFLRKPLGLDIALKMR; from the exons ATGGCTGTTGTCgacatcctcttcacctGGTGGTCAATCCCCATCGCCACAGGTGTCCTCATCGCGACGTATCTCTACTCATACTTTGTGACCTACGGCCATCTGAGAGACATCCCGGCGCCTTTCCCAGCGCAGTTCACGAATCTGTGGCTTCTCTACGTGTGCAGGCGTGGTGAACGATATCGCGTCGTGGATGGGATTCACAAGAGATTGGGTCCTGTAGTACGAATCCAGCCTAACCACACTTCCATCGCGGATCCTGACGCAATCGCCACCATCTACGGCCACGGAAACGGCTTCTTGAAGTC TGATTTCTACGATGCATTTGTCTCAATTCGACGAGGTCTTTTTAATACACGCGATCGCGCTGAGCATACACGAAAGCGCAAGCTCATCTCTCACGTCTTCTCGGCCAAGTCAATCAGCCAATTTGAGCCGTACATCCACGCCAACCTTGAACTCTTCGTCAAACAGCTCGATAAACTTGTCGCATCAGGTCAGACGACCGACAAAAATGGAAAGCGACAAGCGCTTATTGATTGTCTCCCGTGGTTCAACTACCTCGCATTCGATGTCATCGGCGACCTCGCGTTCGGTGTACCCTTTGGCATGCTCGCAAATGGCGCCGACGTAGCCGAAGTTCGAGCGACGCCCGATAGCGCGCCTATTTATGCTTCCGCTATTGAGATTCTGAACAGAAGAGGTGAGGTCAGCGCGACGTTGGGATGCTGGCCGCAATTGAAGCCGTATGCGCAATGGTTGCCCGATCCGTTTTTCAGCAACGGCCTCAACGCAGTCAAGAACCTCGCTGGTATTGCGATCGCGCGAGTCAAGGCCAGATTGGATAACCCGCCATCCGTTGAGAGAAAGGATCTCCTCGCGCGTCTCATGGAAGgcagagatgagaagggtgAGCCGTTGGGTCGCGAGGAATTGACAGCCGAAGCCTTGACGCAGCTCATCGCCGGCAGCGACACCACGTCCAATTCATCATGCGCTTTACTATACCACGTCACACGAACACCCGGCGTTCTCGAGAAACTGCAGGCCGAGCTCGACGAGGCGATCCCCGCTGATGTCTCAGTCCCTACATACGACATGGTCCGCGACCTAACGTACCTCAACAACGTAATCAGCGAAACCCTCCGCTACCATTCAACATCCGGCATCGGGCTCCCGCGCCAAATCCCCGACAACTCCCCCGGCGTCACGATCAAGGGCCATTATTTCCCGCCGGGCAGCGTGCTCAGCGTGCCGACGTACACGCTGCATCACTCAAAGGAGATCTGGGGTCCTGACGCAGACGACTTTAAGCCGGAGCGCTGGGATAGTCTTAATGAGCTGCAAAAGACTGCGTTCAATCCGTTTAGTCACGGGCCGAGAGCGTGTGTGGGGAGGAATGTTgcggagatggagatgaagttgatcgCGGCGACGTGGGCGAGGAGATACACGCCTGAGTTGAAGCAGGAGGTTATGGAGACGCGGGAggggttcttgaggaagccgTTGGGGTTGGATATTgctttgaagatgaggtaG
- a CDS encoding alcohol dehydrogenase, with amino-acid sequence MVKTIPFGDITVPSPGFGAMGMSFGLGSNLSLEEAEPVLLKAIELGCTFWDTAVVYQAGVNEKLLGDFIRKHNVRNKVFIASKCGFDVFGKGEVTNSASHIKEYIEGTIERLGFAPDLYYLHRIDPNTPLEESIPALDEIRKQGKTKYIGLSECSANTLRKANSVAKIDAVQAEYSAFETLHETDGLIDTAKELGITYVAYSPLGHGWLVDDFPYKSPDDFAPDDFRRTVPKFQGENFYKNKAIVEEIKKLAVRKGCTLTQIALAWVASQGMIAIPGTTKAHRLEENWASRDVDLTEEEKAEMRRIIDSAKPQGNRYGATHQALVGH; translated from the exons ATGGTCAAGACTATTCCCTTCGGCGACATAACTGTCCCATCGCCTGGCTTTGGAGCAATGGGCATGAGCTTTGGTCTCGGCTCTAACCTGAGTCTCGAGGAGGCCGAACCAGTCTTGCTCAAAGCTATTGAGTTAGGCTGCACCTTCTGGGATACAGCT GTAGTATATCAGGCTGGCGTCAACGAAAAGCTTCTCGGGGATTTTATCAGGAAACATAACGTTCGAAACAAGGTCTTTA TCGCTTCAAAGTGTGGTTTCGATGTGTTTGGTAAGGGCGAAGTGACCAATTCCGCATCTCACATCAAGGAGTATATCGAAGGGACCATCGAGAGACTTGGATTTGCCCCTGACCTGTACTACCTGCATCGAATTGATCCTA ACACTCCGCTCGAGGAATCCATTCCTGCACTTGATGAAATCCGAAAGCAGGGAAAGACAAAGTACATTGGCCTATCTGAATGTTCCGCCAACACCTTGCGCAAGGCAAATTCCG TTGCAAAGATAGATGCTGTCCAAGCTGAATACTCGGCTTTTGAGACACTGCACGAGACCGACGGTCTCATCGATACAGCGAAAGAGCTCGGAATTACCTACGTCGCCTACAGCCCACTTGGCCACGGCTGGCTCGTCGATGACTTTCCTTACAAGAGCCCTGATGATTTCGCACCCGACGACTTTCGACGAACAG TCCCCAAGTTTCAAGGAGAAAACTtctacaagaacaaggctATAGTAGAGGAAATCAAGAAACTCGCTGTTCGCAAGGGATGCACTTTGACGCAAATCGCGCTTGCTTGGGTTGCGTCACAGGGAATGATTGCTATCCCTGGCACAACCAAGGCGCACCGTCTGGAGGAGAATTGGGCATCGAGGGATGTTGACCTGactgaggaagaaaaggctgagatgaggaggattATTGATTCGGCTAAGCCCCAGGGCAATAGGTATGGTGCTACTCATCAGGCTTTGGTTGGTCACTAG